In one Rhopalosiphum padi isolate XX-2018 chromosome 3, ASM2088224v1, whole genome shotgun sequence genomic region, the following are encoded:
- the LOC132926715 gene encoding death-associated inhibitor of apoptosis 2-like → MKGRRVILGVSKRYVLDILQSDFVRRHQHTRLFFNTISFVRRRRLCAPKYKTAVAVYKMSEPEALFQTYDERWTLTFISPFEMAIANFGYTGIEDQVECNTCKKKFFDWQPGDNPLREHVRLSQNCPFVMYAMKLLKGRLLTFNNWSVEFLNPYGMAQAGYFYTGIQDRVKCLLCMTEYSNWQQNDFPFDKHAFQSPQCPYVIEHRNFFIMSAVIRPSLELKNINDRLHFEGIIIFLKPLFHEIMIDFDKRLDSFKRCLIPLQHDINTLCEAGYFYSGNGYSDTMTCFYCNDTRSEWNKNQEPWVVHAKHSKYCSYLLLKKGKSFGNMVHAVKRDFIKSNQLELFKLIAAKKNTLTIGQNMKIQSTKKHFNRIRVTKLSSNKIPEHLFQKLDPNILPDSMLCKICYKEEIQVAVIPCGHAISCIQCSITFIQCSVCRDLSFRLMRVYLCKDIKRNKYLKLVPSNYKMSSNNTMNPMLCKVCYKEGMTTVFLPCRHVYSCGKCAEQIDNCPICREDVYFFVKLYF, encoded by the exons ATGAAGGGGCGGCGTGTAATACTCGGCGTATCGAAAAGATATGTCTTGGATATTTTACAGTCAGACTTTGTTCGACGCCACCAACACACGAGGTTGTTCTTCAACACTATTTCATTTGTTCGTCGACGACGTCTTTGCGCCCCCAAATACAAAACAGCTGTTGCAGTTTACAAG ATGTCTGAACCTGAAGCTCTCTTTCAAACTTATGATGAAAGGTGGACTTTAACTTTTATATCACCTTTTGAAATGGCCATAGCTAATTTTGGTTACACTGGCATTGAGGATCAAGTGGAATGTAAtacttgcaaaaaaaaattttttgattgGCAACCGGGCGATAATCCGTTACGTGAGCATGTTCGTCTATCACAAAATTGTCCATTTGTTATGTACGCC ATGAAGTTATTAAAAGGTCGTTTGTTAACATTCAATAATTGGAGTGTAGAATTTTTAAATCCATATGGAATGGCCCAAGCTGGTTATTTTTACACGGGCATTCAAGATcgtgtaaaatgtttattatgtatgaCAGAGTATAGTAATTGGCAGCAGAATGATTTTCCATTTGATAAACATGCTTTTCAGTCTCCACAATGTCCATATGTGATTGAACACAGaa atttttttattatgtctgCTGTTATCCGACCTAGTttagagttaaaaaatattaatgatcgGTTACATTTTGagggtattattatattcttaaaacctttatttcatgAAATAATGATTGACTTTGATAAACGGCTGGATTCATTTAAAAGATGTTTGATACCATTGCAACACGATATTAATACTTTATGCGAAGCTGGATATTTTTATTCAG gcaATGGTTATTCTGATACTATGACATGTTTCTACTGTAATGATACTCGAAGTGAATGGAATAAAAACCAAGAACCATGGGTAGTACACGCCAAACACTcaaaatattgtagttatttattattaaagaaaggCAAAAGCTTTGGTAACATGGTACATGCCGTGAAAAGAGATTTCATAAAATCCAATCAActg GAATTATTCAAGTTAATTGCTGCAAAGAAAAATACACTTACTATCGggcaaaatatgaaaatacagTCAACAAAAAA gcattttaaCAGGATACGAGTTACCAAACTGTCATCAAATAAAATTCCTGAGCATCTTTTTCAGAAGCTAGACCCTAATATACTACCAGATAGTATGCTATGCAAAATTTGCTATAAGGAAGAAATACAAGTTGCTGTTATTCCTTGCGGTCATGCCATTTCTTGCATTCAATGCTCAATAACCTTCATACAATGCTCTGTGTGTAGAGATCTATCGTTCAGGTTAATGAGAGTTTATTTATGCAAGgatataaaaagaaacaaatatCTCAAACTGGTACCAAGCAATTATAAAATGTCATCAAACAACACAATGAACCCAATGCTTTGTAAAGTTTGTTACAAAGAGGGAATGACAACAGTATTTTTACCATGTAGACATGTCTACTCCTGTGGCAAATGTGCAGAACAAATAGATAACTGCCCCATATGTAGAGAAGATGTTTATttctttgttaaattatatttttaa